From Pseudomonas fluorescens, one genomic window encodes:
- a CDS encoding acyl-CoA dehydrogenase family protein — MRKIFREDHLMFREQVQRFIAERILPRYDEWEAAGVTPRELWREAGEQGLLNSALPSPYGAEGDFGHAVVVIEELARANCLGIGFSIHSDMVSPYLWNLGTQAQKDRWLPAMARGEVIGAIAMTEPGAGSDLKAVRTRAVRDGDDFVLSGQKTFITNGVNAGLVIVLACTDPDLGARGLSLFCVEEGLPGFSKGPAMRKIGQHAQDTCELFFDEVRLPADCLLGELNSAFTYMSHELARERLAIALRAAASTEGMLEQTKAYTRDRKVFGKRVIDYQNSRFALADAKARLTMLRVFLDDCVANLMEGNLDPVVAAMAKLNATEMQGQILDELLQLHGGYGYSAEYGIGRAWSDARALRIFGGTSEIMREIIGRSL; from the coding sequence ATGCGCAAGATATTCCGTGAAGACCATTTGATGTTTCGCGAGCAGGTCCAGCGCTTCATCGCCGAGCGCATCCTGCCGCGCTATGACGAGTGGGAAGCCGCCGGGGTGACCCCGCGTGAGCTGTGGCGTGAAGCCGGCGAGCAAGGCCTGCTCAACTCGGCCCTGCCCTCGCCGTATGGCGCCGAAGGTGACTTCGGGCATGCCGTGGTAGTGATCGAGGAATTGGCGCGGGCCAACTGCCTGGGGATCGGCTTCTCGATTCACTCGGACATGGTCTCGCCCTACCTGTGGAACCTGGGCACCCAGGCACAGAAAGATCGCTGGCTGCCGGCAATGGCCCGTGGCGAAGTGATCGGTGCCATCGCCATGACCGAGCCCGGCGCTGGCAGCGATCTCAAGGCCGTGCGTACCCGAGCGGTGCGTGATGGCGACGACTTCGTGCTCAGCGGGCAGAAGACCTTCATCACCAACGGCGTCAACGCCGGGCTGGTGATCGTCCTCGCCTGCACCGACCCCGACCTCGGCGCGCGCGGTTTGTCGCTGTTCTGTGTCGAGGAAGGCCTGCCCGGTTTCAGTAAGGGCCCGGCGATGCGCAAGATCGGCCAACATGCCCAGGACACCTGCGAGCTGTTCTTCGACGAAGTACGCCTGCCTGCCGATTGCCTGCTCGGCGAGCTGAACTCGGCCTTTACCTACATGAGCCACGAGCTGGCCCGCGAGCGCTTGGCGATTGCCCTGCGCGCGGCGGCCTCGACCGAAGGCATGCTGGAGCAGACCAAGGCCTACACCCGCGACCGCAAGGTGTTCGGCAAGCGAGTCATCGACTATCAGAACAGCCGCTTCGCCCTGGCCGACGCCAAGGCGCGCCTGACCATGCTGCGGGTGTTCCTCGACGACTGCGTGGCGAACCTGATGGAGGGCAACCTCGACCCGGTTGTCGCGGCCATGGCCAAGCTCAACGCCACCGAGATGCAGGGGCAGATTCTCGACGAGCTACTGCAACTGCATGGCGGTTATGGCTACAGCGCCGAGTACGGCATCGGCCGCGCCTGGTCGGATGCCCGGGCGCTGCGGATTTTCGGCGGAACCAGCGAAATCATGCGTGAGATCATCGGCCGCTCGCTCTGA
- a CDS encoding alginate O-acetyltransferase AlgF, which produces MKPRALILLLGTCLAGPSMAEGVLAQLYAPRPAPGSAFVRVVNPTPDTLKVKISTGTEQAIGPAQLASSYAIVKGDEPFTVTINGKSVGQMTVKKDSFNTLVQQDGKFQVLDDSAGSDDAMKAELRFYNLASDCAKGSLSVADGGPQLFADVAPNSSSTRAINPVSASLTAGCGSAATEKLALPQLRAGDHYSLFLTGSAAKPVLKGLLSSTEPVAK; this is translated from the coding sequence ATGAAACCCCGCGCTCTCATCCTGCTACTGGGCACCTGCCTGGCCGGCCCGTCTATGGCCGAAGGGGTCCTGGCCCAACTGTACGCACCACGTCCGGCACCGGGTTCGGCATTCGTGCGAGTGGTCAACCCGACGCCGGACACCCTCAAGGTGAAAATCAGCACCGGCACCGAGCAAGCCATCGGCCCTGCGCAACTGGCCAGCAGCTACGCAATTGTCAAAGGTGACGAGCCCTTCACCGTGACCATCAACGGTAAGTCGGTCGGTCAAATGACCGTGAAAAAAGACAGCTTCAACACCCTTGTCCAACAGGACGGCAAATTCCAGGTGCTGGATGACAGCGCCGGCAGCGATGACGCGATGAAAGCCGAATTGCGCTTCTACAATCTGGCCAGCGACTGTGCCAAAGGAAGCTTGTCGGTGGCCGACGGTGGCCCGCAACTGTTTGCCGACGTTGCGCCAAACAGCTCCAGCACACGCGCGATCAACCCGGTCAGTGCCTCGCTGACCGCCGGTTGCGGCAGCGCTGCGACAGAAAAACTGGCGTTACCGCAGCTGCGCGCCGGCGATCACTACAGCCTGTTCCTCACCGGCAGTGCCGCCAAACCAGTGTTGAAGGGCTTGCTCAGCAGCACCGAACCCGTCGCGAAATAG
- a CDS encoding AMP-binding protein: MHFDFDRCDFVEQDQATDALALSDAQRQISWGTLLEATDTWQTRALAAGVLPGHALVITGHKEIEFVVAMLGCLRLGVTYVPVDSINPPERLKLITERVAAAKVYNATLNSFAEGAAVTTPLAEPGIAYVMFTSGSTGEPKGVQIGRDSVALFASWIRDCLELKPHPAFMNQMLFSFDFSLFDLCGALALGGACVLCPRETIADPVAFVRYLADTGVQVWASTPAFVRQQFLNDDFNHAHLPQLGVFVFGAESLSPAMAEQLWSRFPHARIINSYGPTEATCSTTWVEIKRPLDGARNPLSIGRAKPYAEVFLDDGEICIAGDHVMRGYLGRPDLTAKSLFQHNGKRAYRTGDIGEIDDQGLVYFHGRRDDQIKLNGYRIELGEIDAALSGLPGVHAAATIALRRPDGSLVRMIGFVSTPETLEPGVIGPLPEQLHNWKEALGERLPHYMVPSELVACGRFLTNVSDKVDRKRLEAQYRETRMKPTKEKP; the protein is encoded by the coding sequence ATGCATTTTGATTTCGATCGCTGTGATTTCGTCGAGCAGGATCAGGCCACCGACGCGCTTGCCCTGAGCGATGCCCAACGCCAGATCAGTTGGGGCACCCTGCTGGAAGCCACCGACACCTGGCAGACCCGCGCCCTCGCGGCAGGCGTCCTGCCGGGCCACGCACTGGTGATCACCGGACACAAGGAGATCGAGTTCGTGGTCGCCATGCTTGGCTGCCTGCGCCTGGGAGTGACCTACGTGCCGGTCGACAGCATCAACCCGCCCGAGCGCCTGAAGCTGATCACCGAGCGGGTCGCGGCGGCCAAGGTCTACAACGCCACCCTGAACAGCTTCGCCGAAGGCGCCGCGGTGACGACACCGTTGGCGGAGCCGGGTATCGCCTACGTCATGTTCACCTCCGGCAGTACCGGCGAGCCCAAGGGCGTGCAGATCGGCCGCGACAGCGTGGCGCTGTTCGCCAGCTGGATCCGTGACTGCCTGGAGCTGAAGCCGCACCCGGCGTTCATGAACCAGATGCTGTTCAGCTTCGACTTTTCCCTGTTCGACCTGTGCGGCGCGCTGGCCCTGGGTGGCGCCTGCGTGCTCTGCCCACGGGAAACCATCGCCGACCCGGTGGCCTTCGTGCGCTACCTGGCCGACACCGGCGTGCAAGTCTGGGCCTCGACCCCGGCGTTCGTCCGCCAGCAGTTTCTCAACGACGATTTCAACCACGCGCATCTGCCGCAATTGGGCGTGTTCGTGTTCGGCGCCGAGTCGCTGTCCCCGGCCATGGCCGAGCAGCTCTGGTCGCGCTTTCCCCATGCACGCATCATCAATTCCTATGGGCCGACCGAAGCGACCTGCTCGACCACCTGGGTGGAAATCAAGCGCCCGCTGGACGGCGCGCGCAACCCGCTGTCGATTGGCCGGGCCAAGCCCTATGCCGAAGTGTTCCTCGATGACGGGGAGATCTGCATCGCCGGCGATCACGTGATGCGCGGCTACCTCGGCCGCCCGGACCTGACTGCCAAGAGCCTGTTCCAGCACAATGGCAAGCGCGCCTACCGCACCGGCGATATCGGCGAGATCGACGACCAGGGCCTGGTGTACTTCCATGGCCGTCGTGACGATCAGATCAAGCTCAACGGCTACCGCATCGAGCTCGGTGAAATCGATGCCGCCCTGTCCGGCCTGCCGGGCGTACACGCGGCCGCGACCATTGCCCTGCGCCGCCCCGATGGCAGCCTGGTGCGAATGATCGGCTTCGTCTCGACCCCGGAAACCCTCGAACCGGGAGTCATCGGCCCGCTGCCGGAACAACTGCACAACTGGAAAGAAGCACTGGGCGAACGCCTGCCGCACTACATGGTGCCCTCGGAACTGGTGGCCTGCGGACGCTTCCTCACCAACGTATCGGACAAGGTCGACCGCAAGCGCCTGGAAGCTCAATACCGGGAAACGCGCATGAAACCTACCAAGGAGAAACCATGA
- a CDS encoding acyl carrier protein has translation MSKTKEELLEPLGNIVKDVILTDVAPDDLLIESGLVDSLTAVDIVLAVQAAYGCKIPPTEIEEHLESLNALAAFVEENQTA, from the coding sequence GTGAGCAAAACCAAAGAAGAACTCCTGGAGCCCCTGGGCAACATCGTCAAAGACGTCATCCTGACGGATGTCGCGCCTGATGATTTGCTGATCGAATCCGGACTGGTCGACTCGCTGACCGCCGTGGATATTGTGCTGGCCGTGCAGGCGGCTTATGGGTGCAAGATTCCCCCGACGGAAATCGAAGAACACTTGGAGTCCCTGAACGCCCTTGCTGCCTTCGTCGAGGAAAACCAGACAGCCTGA
- a CDS encoding MBOAT family O-acyltransferase, giving the protein MLFNSYLFLFLFLPVTLAAHYLFASISPRLAAVWLCITSLVFYGWWNPQFVMLLVGSIAFNYAVSQVILSTSHRPRLQLAVATFGVAADIALLIHYKYFVTLMNFAHDWGFGSGRLDDIILPLGISFFTFTQIGFLLDCRAGIVKERSLLSYVLFVTFFPHLIAGPILHHKEMMPQFAKRETYRFNFENLSVGGMLFVIGLAKKVLLADPIAPFADAGFAQPGELQFWTAWGTGLAYALQLYFDFSGYSDMALGLAKMFGIRFPLNFNSPYKASSIIEFWARWHMTLTRYLTAYLYYPVAMAVSNYRTRHNMPVGTKGVSTLGGFAATIILPTAFTMGLAGIWHGAGLQFFIFGLLHAGYLSINHAWRIFVVGRTPAAARKDNWLKEAGYVLLTFAVVIIAQAFFRAADTSDAVRLVEGMLGLRGFDSLPNVVYPAGIALGDAWRMFMGRHLEIFHILALLAVVWFLPNSHQIMGNWSPSLAKPQPTGPAFLRWAPNVKWLVILALLLFLCLMNLHKEARFLYFQF; this is encoded by the coding sequence ATGCTCTTTAATTCTTATCTGTTCCTCTTCCTGTTCCTGCCGGTGACACTCGCGGCCCACTACCTGTTCGCCTCGATCAGCCCGCGGCTGGCGGCTGTATGGCTGTGCATCACCTCGCTGGTGTTCTACGGCTGGTGGAACCCGCAATTCGTGATGCTGCTGGTCGGCTCGATTGCGTTCAACTACGCCGTCAGCCAGGTGATCCTCAGCACCAGCCATCGGCCGCGCCTGCAACTGGCGGTGGCGACGTTCGGGGTGGCGGCGGACATCGCCCTGCTGATCCACTACAAGTACTTTGTCACCCTGATGAATTTCGCCCATGACTGGGGCTTTGGCAGCGGCCGACTCGACGACATCATCCTGCCGCTGGGGATTTCGTTCTTCACCTTTACCCAGATCGGCTTCCTCCTCGACTGCCGCGCCGGCATCGTCAAAGAGCGCAGCCTGCTCAGCTATGTGCTGTTCGTGACCTTCTTCCCACACCTGATCGCCGGCCCGATCCTGCATCACAAGGAAATGATGCCGCAGTTCGCCAAGCGCGAGACCTACCGTTTCAACTTCGAAAACCTCAGCGTCGGCGGCATGCTGTTCGTTATCGGTCTAGCTAAAAAAGTGCTGCTGGCCGACCCCATCGCTCCCTTCGCCGATGCCGGCTTCGCCCAGCCGGGTGAGCTGCAATTCTGGACGGCCTGGGGCACCGGGCTGGCCTATGCGCTGCAACTGTACTTCGACTTCTCCGGCTACTCGGACATGGCCCTGGGCCTGGCGAAAATGTTCGGCATCCGCTTCCCGCTGAACTTCAACTCGCCGTACAAGGCCAGCAGCATCATCGAGTTCTGGGCACGCTGGCACATGACCCTGACGCGCTATTTGACGGCCTATCTCTACTATCCGGTGGCGATGGCGGTTTCCAACTACCGCACCCGGCACAACATGCCGGTGGGCACCAAGGGCGTGTCGACCCTCGGTGGATTCGCCGCCACCATCATCCTGCCAACCGCCTTCACCATGGGCCTGGCCGGCATCTGGCACGGCGCCGGCCTGCAGTTCTTCATCTTCGGCCTGCTGCATGCCGGCTACCTGTCGATCAACCATGCCTGGCGGATTTTCGTGGTCGGTCGCACACCCGCCGCCGCACGCAAGGACAACTGGCTCAAGGAAGCCGGCTATGTGCTGCTGACCTTTGCCGTGGTGATCATCGCCCAGGCGTTCTTCCGTGCCGCTGATACCTCTGATGCGGTGCGCCTGGTGGAAGGGATGCTGGGATTGCGTGGGTTCGACAGCCTGCCGAACGTGGTGTATCCGGCAGGTATTGCCCTGGGCGACGCGTGGCGGATGTTCATGGGCCGCCACCTTGAGATATTCCATATCCTGGCGCTGCTGGCCGTGGTCTGGTTCCTGCCCAATTCACACCAGATCATGGGCAACTGGTCGCCCTCGCTGGCCAAGCCACAGCCGACCGGCCCGGCCTTCCTGCGCTGGGCGCCGAATGTTAAATGGCTGGTGATTCTGGCACTGCTGCTGTTCCTGTGCCTGATGAACCTGCACAAGGAAGCGCGCTTCCTGTATTTCCAATTCTGA
- a CDS encoding alginate O-acetyltransferase AlgX-related protein, producing MATEQTPVSHRMSASAIIALLVIGQAVGIWMLAQAKLEPGQLKPAAWVDGTAGQVLGHVMKLPLQDEADTITSAVRYRFFGDLGAQVVQGCPSWLFYRDGLRPQPGVHDAYDGRVRLMNHWVGDLRKQGLQVLVVTVPDKSRIQTEGLCGLQQSALMQARLQLWQSRLERDGVPYTDLYPALAQGSEPRFFHTDVHMTATGAQAAAEVVGNRALALLGSKGNQTFTVSPLGATEPRMGDLITLAGLEKTEPAWRPPLDVVQPVTIEPVRSGGLLDETPPVEVLLAGSSNGRRSEFAERLGITLGRQVWNQSMDGGQFSGALLAALKKRDKWPASLKLVIWEFSEMALSLPLTADERAVLATLPAQDDHAL from the coding sequence ATGGCGACTGAGCAAACCCCGGTCTCGCACCGCATGAGCGCCAGCGCGATCATTGCTTTGCTGGTGATCGGCCAGGCCGTGGGCATCTGGATGCTCGCCCAGGCCAAGCTGGAGCCCGGGCAACTAAAGCCGGCGGCCTGGGTCGATGGAACAGCCGGGCAGGTGCTGGGGCATGTGATGAAGTTGCCGCTGCAGGACGAGGCCGACACCATCACCTCGGCGGTGCGTTATCGCTTCTTCGGCGACCTTGGCGCGCAAGTCGTCCAGGGTTGCCCAAGCTGGCTGTTCTACCGCGACGGCCTGCGCCCGCAACCCGGGGTGCACGACGCCTATGACGGGCGGGTGCGATTGATGAATCACTGGGTCGGCGACCTGCGCAAGCAGGGCTTGCAGGTGCTGGTAGTGACCGTGCCGGACAAGTCGCGAATCCAGACTGAAGGCCTGTGCGGTTTGCAACAGAGCGCACTGATGCAAGCGCGCCTGCAGCTCTGGCAAAGTCGCCTGGAGCGCGATGGCGTGCCCTACACCGATCTCTACCCGGCGCTGGCCCAAGGCAGCGAACCGCGTTTCTTCCATACCGATGTGCACATGACCGCCACCGGCGCCCAAGCTGCTGCCGAGGTGGTCGGCAATCGCGCCTTGGCGCTGCTGGGCAGCAAGGGCAACCAGACCTTCACCGTCTCGCCTCTCGGCGCAACCGAGCCGCGCATGGGCGACCTGATCACCCTGGCCGGCCTGGAAAAAACCGAGCCGGCTTGGCGTCCGCCGCTGGACGTAGTGCAACCGGTGACCATCGAGCCAGTGCGCAGTGGCGGCCTGCTGGATGAAACGCCGCCGGTGGAAGTGCTGCTGGCCGGTAGCTCGAATGGCCGGCGCAGTGAATTTGCCGAACGCCTGGGAATCACCCTGGGTCGCCAGGTATGGAACCAGAGCATGGACGGCGGTCAATTCTCCGGCGCCTTGCTCGCCGCCCTGAAGAAACGCGACAAGTGGCCCGCCAGCCTCAAGTTGGTGATTTGGGAGTTCTCCGAGATGGCCCTGTCCCTGCCGCTGACAGCCGACGAACGTGCCGTACTGGCCACCTTGCCCGCGCAGGACGACCATGCTCTTTAA
- a CDS encoding alginate O-acetyltransferase AlgX-related protein, translated as MSFSRLVAHNFKQLTTPVIGATLMLCMGAAQADDSSLVIRGKDGWLFPGWGSLTTVDTKSIDSNTALIKDTRDALQARGVKLIVLMLPDKTLFYQDKLPADKALSPQVKERYQAILGKLKQAGIPTFDDAAVLAQVKSAGKDVFYRTDQHWAQPAADATAVATAALIKQVEPNLKGNAGSGMQLGKEFNERRFGDLAERFLTEDQRKATGRETFVVRRQDTSGSLLDSAPAPVHVTGHSMVQPYFGFPQKLSNVLDRPVSVNWKPGNIGHWVMLLEYLESADFKKNPPQVLVWQMFEPSYSYGPQATGFWDNASIMSDSAWRQRMQKALGR; from the coding sequence GTCTTTTTCACGATTGGTCGCGCACAACTTCAAGCAACTGACCACGCCTGTAATCGGTGCCACACTGATGCTGTGCATGGGCGCGGCGCAGGCTGATGACTCCTCGCTGGTGATTCGCGGCAAGGACGGCTGGCTATTCCCCGGCTGGGGCAGTCTGACGACCGTCGACACCAAAAGCATCGACAGCAACACCGCCTTGATCAAAGACACCCGCGACGCCCTGCAAGCGCGCGGGGTGAAACTCATCGTGCTGATGCTGCCGGACAAGACCCTGTTCTATCAGGACAAACTGCCGGCCGACAAAGCCCTCAGCCCGCAGGTCAAGGAGCGCTACCAGGCGATTCTCGGCAAGCTCAAGCAGGCCGGCATCCCGACCTTCGACGACGCTGCCGTGCTGGCTCAGGTCAAAAGCGCTGGCAAGGACGTGTTCTACCGTACCGACCAGCACTGGGCGCAGCCGGCCGCCGACGCTACCGCCGTGGCCACCGCCGCGCTGATCAAGCAGGTCGAGCCGAACCTCAAGGGCAACGCCGGCTCCGGCATGCAGTTGGGTAAAGAGTTCAATGAGCGGCGTTTCGGCGACTTGGCCGAACGCTTCCTGACCGAAGACCAACGCAAGGCCACCGGCCGCGAAACCTTCGTGGTACGCCGCCAGGACACCAGCGGCAGCCTGCTCGACTCCGCCCCGGCACCGGTGCACGTGACCGGCCACAGCATGGTGCAGCCGTACTTCGGCTTCCCGCAGAAATTGTCCAACGTCCTCGACCGTCCGGTTTCGGTGAACTGGAAGCCGGGCAACATCGGCCACTGGGTGATGCTGCTGGAATACCTGGAGTCCGCCGACTTCAAGAAAAACCCGCCGCAGGTGCTGGTCTGGCAGATGTTTGAGCCCAGCTACTCCTATGGCCCGCAAGCCACCGGTTTCTGGGACAACGCTTCGATCATGAGCGACAGCGCCTGGCGCCAGCGTATGCAAAAAGCCCTGGGACGTTGA